Proteins encoded together in one Planctomyces sp. SH-PL14 window:
- a CDS encoding phosphonoacetaldehyde reductase: MDDPSTTAESSGVYSPLTFPVSQPGRTLVRPPEASVETTAAAAMTDDRCLTDLADVDDLLRRLEARSLFLVADETAYEFSGARAKLAPVTARYSTTLFTGFEPNPKLRDVERGIEQFRRSGADVVLAVGGGTAIDIAKLIVVLSDQPSGPAAAVRNQSAASLRPACPLIVAPTTSGSGSEATQFAVLYVDGVKHSVDHPSLLPACCVLDASLTARLPASITMQCGLDAFSQAVESMWSVRCTDASLQDASEAAQLALNHLKAAVHAPTPAARAAMLRASHLAGRAINRTRTTAPHAISYALTSDHGVPHGQAVALTLGPMLVHNAGITADDSNDPRGPQHVRQRIGRILDLLGCRTPEEGREAIESFVKAVGGETRLGAVGITEPEQIASIVGKVNSERLGNNPRRLTADQLSALLQSIR, translated from the coding sequence ATGGATGACCCTTCGACGACCGCCGAGAGTTCCGGGGTCTACTCCCCGCTGACATTCCCCGTCTCCCAGCCGGGACGGACTCTTGTCCGTCCGCCGGAGGCATCGGTCGAGACAACGGCAGCGGCGGCCATGACGGACGATCGCTGCCTGACGGACCTCGCGGACGTCGATGACCTGCTGCGGCGGCTGGAAGCCCGTTCGCTGTTCCTGGTGGCGGACGAGACCGCCTACGAGTTCTCCGGAGCGCGGGCCAAGCTCGCGCCCGTCACTGCCCGGTACTCCACGACGCTGTTCACGGGGTTCGAGCCGAATCCCAAGCTGCGGGACGTCGAGCGGGGGATCGAGCAGTTCCGGCGATCCGGGGCCGACGTGGTCCTGGCGGTCGGCGGCGGAACGGCGATCGACATCGCGAAGCTGATCGTCGTCCTCTCGGACCAGCCCTCCGGCCCCGCGGCGGCGGTTCGCAACCAGTCAGCCGCGTCGCTGCGTCCCGCCTGCCCGTTGATCGTTGCACCGACCACCTCCGGCAGCGGGAGCGAGGCGACTCAGTTCGCCGTCCTCTACGTCGACGGCGTCAAACATTCGGTCGACCATCCGAGCCTCCTGCCGGCCTGTTGCGTCCTGGATGCGAGCCTCACCGCCCGGCTTCCCGCGAGCATCACGATGCAGTGCGGTCTCGACGCCTTCTCGCAGGCGGTCGAATCGATGTGGAGCGTCCGCTGCACCGACGCCTCGCTGCAGGACGCGTCCGAAGCGGCGCAGCTGGCACTGAACCACCTCAAAGCGGCGGTCCACGCCCCGACCCCGGCCGCGCGGGCTGCGATGCTCCGCGCGTCGCACCTGGCGGGGCGGGCGATCAACCGGACCCGGACGACCGCCCCGCACGCGATCTCCTACGCCCTCACTTCGGACCACGGCGTGCCGCACGGTCAGGCGGTGGCGCTGACGCTCGGCCCGATGCTGGTCCATAACGCCGGCATCACGGCGGACGACTCGAACGACCCCCGCGGACCGCAGCACGTCCGGCAGCGGATCGGCCGGATCCTCGACCTGCTCGGCTGCCGGACTCCCGAAGAGGGTCGGGAGGCGATCGAGTCGTTCGTGAAAGCGGTCGGCGGTGAGACGCGGCTCGGCGCCGTCGGGATCACCGAGCCGGAGCAGATCGCGTCGATCGTCGGGAAGGTCAACAGCGAACGGCTGGGCAACAACCCCCGCCGCCTCACCGCGGACCAGCTCTCCGCTTTGCTTCAGTCCATCCGTTGA